The following is a genomic window from Rhododendron vialii isolate Sample 1 chromosome 9a, ASM3025357v1.
ACAATGAAGCAATGAGTTATCCAGTCCTTTGTGTTCGTAATTAAGTCCCGATATATGGATACAATGAGTTATTCAGTCCCGGAGGGAAAATACAGATATGAAGCAATGCTTAAAGAATCTGGTTCAGTGGAAATTATCCACACTTATGACAGAGaaattgggtcaaaaaataGCCCAATAAGTTATAGCAAAGCCATAATTAAGATGGTACTGCCAGTTCATAAGTGGAGAATTCAcctgcaaaaatcaaaatctttgTTAATCAGGACTGAAAATAGGGCTTCAGTAATTCAATACAATTATTGGGATTACATAGAAGTCTGGACAAAAGCTTTCTATTACCAGAATCAGAAAAGAAAACACTCATGGTTTTTTAAGTTATGTCCAAATCTTATTGggcaaaataattttccaaattgGTTTCTTATCTGGTGGTCTAAATTTGGACCACGATCGGATTATCTTCCGCATGACATACATAAGGAAATcataaggaaatagagtccttCAAGCATTCCTTCTTACGATGACAACTTTTGGAATTCCTTGGATTTGGAGATGGGATATCCGATTGGGGTATGATAATTTGGGACTACCAATACTTCAGAGAATCTTTCAGTACAAATGGTGGAAATCAGTCAAGATTGATGAAACTATTTTGACAATTAAGTCAAAAACTCAGGACCTCAAGCAGCAATTGCAACAATGTGAAAAATCTTCTATTAAGAACCCTTTCCTGAAAATCTCCGCCCAAATTAGAGCAAGAAATCCGTTTTTATCAGATGATGAAATCGTAATTAAAACAATGGATTATATGAAAGATCAGTTTTTACAATCAGTCGATAAGGTAGCTGATGATGAATCCATGACCTCGGCTAAAAGTGTAGAGGAAGACAACAATCCATTTACTTGCTTAGCAGGAGAATCTCAAGACCCCAATGAAAATGAAGGCAATACTGGACCTACTCTGGGTGATTATTGGGACAGTACAACAGAAATACTTGCTGGACAGCTGTCCTccagaaaaggaaaggaaaagaatcaaTGATCGAATAAAGCCAAACCAACTTTCGGTGGCATGAACTATCAGACTCATGTGATGATGGAGCCCTCAGCACACCCGGCATATCTTTATTTCAAATGAATTTGAGGGTAATTccatttgtattttaatttgaGTTTCATGTAGAGTCCTCTATATAAAGGACGCGTCAGTAGGAGAGTATACTCAGGTTTTGGactaccctctctctctctctctaaaatcctcTGAGTTACTCTCTactttcctcctcctccctttgTAATATTGGCTTCGGCCTTCTAAATAAAAGGTCAGTCTTTTCCAGCTATTATATAGTGCAAATGGTGGAAGCCTGGAAGGTAAGGAACTTTTTCGCTCTGAAGAGCGATTTGGAACCTCTTTCTAGTTAGAATCTACTGCTATGAGAATTCAAAAACCGGTCTGATGGAGGGCTTAAGGTGATTTAAGTTGGCATGTAGTGGTCAGAAGAATCCGTTTGATCTATAGTAGGTGACAATTTCAAAACTAGAGAGTAACTTTGACGGAAACAAAACTCTGCATAGTCACCATATATTTGAGGCAGTATTGGCATTATGTATTACTAGGTTTCTTACAATGCAACTAGGTTGCCTTGGCTCCTAGCAACCTATTTCACTGGCTCCTCTTCTCCAAATCTGTCCTGCATATTTACGTGTCCTCCGGGTGTTCCGAATGTTGAACTTGTTACTGCATAACAAGATGTTTTTGAATCTACCCAAAGTCCAAAGATCACAGAAAACCAATCCACAAAGCGCGAGCATGCATGGTATGTGTTTCGGCAATGTGTATGCCCACTGGGGAGAGGGAGAAGGAAAACCCGTTGTCAGCCTTGACCCTCCTTTGTATAAGACCTCCGTGGTAACTCTCAGGAGGAGGCGAAAGTATATCCCTGAGAAACATACCTTCCGAATTGTAGCGGGCCGTATCAGTTGGTCTCATTTGGGTCTGGCGGATCACAAGCCTCATTAGGCTACGCGCTTAGGCCGATCCAACCAGAAGTCAAGCCAAGGGATTCCGGAGGAACGCCACCCCACACTTACAGGTACTCAGGGCCGGCCCCGGGTAAGCTCCGCAAGTCCTcaggcttgggcaaccccccAGActggggcaaccaaaaaaaaaaacttaggtATAAGTATAAAAAAGTTTACATTAGTAGCACAAAGAGCTTGATTGATATTGTGGTCATTGACAATCTATCAAAGCTTTGGGCTGCTGAGTTCAAATCCCAAAGCCCCAACCTCTATTTTtgttcctcctctctctctctctctctctctctctcatgctatATATCTGCTCTATTTTGCAAAAAACTACGCAGCTCCCCTGCCAGTCCATTTCCCTCCAAAGGTCAGGTTTTTaatctcttgaaaaaatataaaaacccCAAGCTCTGGGTTTTATCCTTAATGTTGTTTTTGAACTTTGagaaaataaatcatttctgtttaaataatattattttcttcccAATTTATAATTTCTGTAggcattttttttatctcgaTTAAAAAATGAGGCTCCGTTCCACTAAAAGCATTTTCGGGCATTTGcggattttttaattttctatatttttcgagacaagtcattcttcTCACATGTATCAactaaaaagtccaaaaagccaaaaaatcaaaagtccCAAGTTCTTGGATAATTAAAATACGATGactcaattgaaaattttgtttcaaaaaatacaaggagaagttgttttctttgaagCGAATCATACTAATCATAAAGCACAATAACCAGAGTTTACATTTTGATGTTGATTATGTTATTCAAGTTAAAAGAACAATgtaagtttgaatttttttttttgtacttgtatattttttaattttgtatgacTTAATAGTAGATGGACAACAAAATATGAGATTGGACTAGGACAACCCAAATATCGGAGCCGGCAGCACAACGATGCTGAACAACAGTCCATTTGCAGTTGGATAACAGAGAATTCATAATGGTCAAATTCGGCTGGTTAGATCCTGTATTGGTGGTACTGTTAAGAGTCTACAGTGGAGTCTTCAACCTTTAGATTGCGTTTACGGCATGGATAAGTGGAGTGATGCTAAGGGGAAAAAAGATTATGTTTCCATGAATCCATTTCTTTTGATTTCACTAGTATATTGAAGGTGATCCTTTGATCCAAGAACAACCTGATCGATGATGAAAGAAATCAACTTGTCAATTGAAACATGCCAAACCATTATCTAATTTATCTGCACTCGCTTAGGTTTGACACAAAATAGGTCATGTTTCCCCCTGCTTCAAATAACCGTTACATTTTGAAGATTTTTCCGAGTTTTGAGGGAGTAGAAATTCAGAAAGTCAAGAAATGAGGAGGGCAATCATAGAATCAAAGAAAAGGAGGGAAGAACGTGCTCCGACTGATCACCACCAAGCCTTTGATCGCGTACAGTTTCGCTTCTTTTGGTCTTTGTGTTGAACAAAGCATTTTGCCAGAGAGTGAATAGATCTAGTTGCATATTTTGGGGTGCAGTGGGCTCAGTTGAACGCAGTATTTGCCGGAAAGTGAGTCGAGTCTGAATTTTGGTGGGCACCCAATACCAGTACCACAACAAAAAAAGCCTTGCAATCAGAGAGTTACTACTGACTTGAAGATGAggtttcttcaaaaaaatagcaaaaaaaaaataaaaaaaataccccaatGGTGGCCATTTGTGCAGCCAAAAAAATGGCCCAACCATTTTTTCAGCCATTTTCACCCTTAAATGGCACCTAAAATGGTTGGGACATTTTTGCCACATTATCCAAAACCAACAAACGATCTTTCCCTCTCGCTTCTTCCAAGCAAAACCGTGTGCGCgtgtggtgtgtgtttgtgtgagagAGCTCAACCCACAGTTACCGTCGCCGGAGCAATTTCCATCGCCGCAGTAATTCCCTTCTGCGAgaaattattattatcttttttACTTATTGTAGAGAATAAGAGAATGTTAATAGTATATTCAGAAGAAACATGTTTTGGAGTTTTTTATTTATAGAGATGACAGATGGTAGGTGGAGAATGATAGATGAAGGATGGTAGATGGCGGTAGTTAGTGAAAGTTAGTTAGGACAAAGATAAATGGGAATTATTGAAAACAATGACTTTACAAATGGCAATGCACCATTGGTCCTACCATTGCCATTTTTTGACCAAACGACACTATTCATAGCTATTTTATGAAAATGGCTTAAGCCAAAATGGCCCAACTAGTACGCAGACTTGCTCTTTAAGACCACGAGATTGACATGGTTGGTTTACTCAATGTAGGATGTTAATGATCGCGGTCGATGttactattctttcttttttcacaaTAATGCGTACGCGAAAAAGGAAACGCTAGAGATGAGGTACAGTTTGGACTGGAGTTAAAAGAGCAGTTTATACACTGGACTCCACGCTAAAGCTTTTTATGTACAATAGGGGTTCGTTTGATTTTGTTGTAGGACTAGAAGGGTTGGATTATTAAAGGTTGGTATATTTGTAgatcctccattttttccaTGGTGACCTCAAATTTCACCAGCTCCAGTTAGTAGTATAACAAAAGCTACGGACACACAAAACAATGACATAAAAAAGTGTGTGTTTATTGCAGCACTGCATGTTGGTACTTGGTACTATTTCTTTCATTTATGCAGGGGCGTGCCTCCTAAAAGATGAACTACTACAGTACAGTAGTAATATTTATAGTTCTGAATCCCTGAACAGTCTTCGATAAATTTTCTATATCTATCTCATTTCATTAATTAATCTCACAAATTtatctcaaaattcaaatcgaACAGGGCTGATGTTAGACGGGTACCATACATATGGTACCCGTTGACGATCCTAATCGTTTAAACCACGTTTAGAcgatccaaattttaaaaaaaagaagagaggggATCGCCAACGGATGCCACGTGGTGGTACCCACACgagacccaaaaatttctcgttaGTAAATTTTCCACATAGAATTCTGTAAACAAAGACGTGCAATCTTGTAACCCACACCGACTACCAGGGGAGGCACAGCTTCCCTCACAACATGGCAGCAGCCTGCCATTCACTGCCAATATTTCAAGATTTAATACTGAATATTAGTAATACTTTAGAACTTTGGagggaccaaaaaaaagaaaagaaagagaaagtaataaactatgaaagaaattgtagagataaatttgattatttcctTCATTGTCCCTTTTAATGTTGCAGGTCTAAAGTCACTCGTGTGACGTCCAATAATTGTACAAAATTATAGGATAATTTGGCGTGATAATTTTCATAACCTTTATTTGGTTTAGTTATCACGTAGGTCTCTTTGTAGATGACTTTtctctaaagaaaaaaaatttaacagtgTAACGGCTTGTTTGGCAGCAGCATAAGGCcattcacagtggtataatcaaaaatggataactaaaagttgacacatcagcttttgattattcacttaagagattgctaagcttaaTAATGTTGAGATTCACAATGATCACTTCTAGTCCAGAGACGGACGATCTAGATGCGCATTACAAATTGCGCACTACATAATCCCGGAGACTTGGAGTAATTTATGCAAGAATgattgggcaaatttcactgacctcccctgaggtttctgacaccaACAgatacctcccctgaggtttctgaaatatcactgccctcccctcctttggCTGACAATGCCAAAGAACCCCCCCTCCGTTAATCTGCAGTTGgaaattggatggaaaagaTGAGGTCATTGTAAAATAACTTGTAACATACCCATATTACCCTTTGTTATAAATATTGATATCACCACCTTCATTTTGCAACTGAACACCCAGGAAAGAGAAAGCAAAACAGAGGCATAAATATTGAAATAGTAAATAATAAATCCAGTATCCAATCACATTTCAAACATTTgtcatctgttttttttttcctcctaaaACCTATGGTGTTCCATTTGCAACCACAGGTTCAAAGCCAAATAAAGGGATTTGCAACCTGAACAAAGACAAACTCTAATATCCAAGTGACTAATTTAGAACCAAACAAAGGCAAACTCTAATATCAAAGTGAAATGCAGATTTCATTCATCCAAATTGCAATCAAAATTAAACATTAAATTGCCACCATATGCAAATTCCATTCATCTGAATAGCAGTCATCCAAATAGCAGTCAAAAGATTACATAATCAGGCTATAAACCTCCTGTTTGTAGTCAAAAGATTACATAAAAGTGTCATGTTCTTAGGTTCCAAATTACATAACATAACGGATTAATAACTTGGGCTATTCAAAAGAGGGCTATACAAAAAACAGAGTCTACTATGCCCTATACAACCATATACCAAGTATTAGTCAGCCCCAACTATCATATACTATCGTATCATATACAAAAAAGTGATCTTCAAAATCTGCATGTAGATCCCAAAAAATGTCCCAGAATTCATCATTCAACTGCATTTACAAAAGATGAGTGTTACCATAGGTTTAACTGTAAGATGGGATGTAAAAAATTAGATGTGGtgctaaaaaaataaagaaacacaTGTAACTTACTCAGAAAAGGGACCAGACTGATGACTGACTTTGAGTGACACACTGTGAGGGTTGTGCTTGTGATGTGCCCTGATCATTTCcctatttcacaaaaaatagagttacaACCATGCCCATATTGAATAGGAAAAGCacataagtttaaaaaaaaaaaaaaaggataggaAAGCATTATAACTTGAACACTTACATCAGGTATGTTCCTTGAGTTTGTTCCCCCTCCTCTGCTCATGCCCCTCCCTCTAGTGCTGCTTCTACCCCTTCCTCTGGAATTGCTTCTTCCCCTCCCTCTTGATCCTCTACCTCTATTTATGCCCATAGATGTACCACTACCAATACCACTGTTCAAAGTTAGTGTTCGCCCCACTTCATTGCCACTTGCAGAACCTCTCCCATTGTTTCCCGTACCTCTGTTTGTTGGTCCACCTCTGCCCCTAACTGGTCCTCCTTGACAAGTCCTTTTGTTATGCCCAAACTCTTTGCATCGCATGCACTTAACAGTTTGAGACCTCTTTGATTGACTTGTACCAGCTGCAGGTTCATCAGCTGCTCTTTTCCTGGTTTTCCTTGGCCTACCTGACGATTTCCTAAGGGGTGGTGGGTCTAATGGGTCACCTGGAACTATTGTCCACATTGAATGATCAAGGATTGGATGTATCATACTCCCATGTGCTCTCAAGTACATCTCCTTAGAGTAGTATGAGTGAACAAAGTCTTCAACATTCTTCCTATCCTTCATTATTGCAGCCATTACATGCTTGCATGGAATCCTAGAGATCTCCCACTGTCTACACACACACTCAATCCTCCCTAAATCAACCAAGTGTCTGACCCCATTGTCCATCACATCATACTCTGTTCCACCACAATATTCTGCCTTACAATGCCTTGCTTCCCTCCCTACTTTGATCAACAGTTTTTTTATGTTTGCTGTTATCCCATGTGTCCATCCCCCTTTTGATGTCTAGTCTGGATTCTAGACATGACTTTACACTTTATACCCTCTAACATGGTGAGAATTGGCTTTCCTCTCAGATTGCCAAGCCAATTATTGAATGATTCAGCCCCATTGTTTGTGATATGATCAGACCTCACCCTATCATCAAATGCATGCCTTGCCCATGAGCTGACTGGAAGTTTGACCAGATAACTATGTGCCTCTATGTTTAACTCCTTAATTGTAGCCATTGCATCATCAAATTTCCTATGGTTGAAGGCCCTAGCAGCTATCCAAAATTGCTTCCTTAGAGCAAGGCCAGGATATTTTTCCTTGAAATTATTAAACAAGTGTCTTGCACAATTTCTATGTGAGGCCTCGGGTAATACATGTGCAACAACCCCATCTAACCCCTTTTGTTGGTCACTCATAATGGTCCAAGGCCTATTCTGTCCACTAGCCCTAATTATGGTTTGAATGTGTTCAAGGAAAAAACCCCAACTTTGATTATTCCCACTTTCTACCACTGCCACAGCAAGAGGAAATAGCCAATTGTTACCATCTAATGCCACAACAGAAATTAGGACACCCCCATAAGGACCCTTAAGGTGACACCCATCCACCCCTATGAAAGGCCTACATCCATTCAAGAATCCCTTTATCATACCAGCAAATGAAACAAATAGTCTCCCAAACATGGGATTTTGGGTGGGAAAAGGCCTATTATAGTCCATTTTGATCAAACTTCCAGGGTTGGTCTTCCTAACCTCTACAGCATAGGTTGGAAGAAGCTTATACTAGCCACCATGACTACCCTCAAGTTCATCCATACACTTCCTTCTTGCCCTATAAAGTTGTATCCTAGATGACTCGATGCCAAACCTACCATTCAATTTCTCTTACATGCCATCCAAATCAAGTTGTGGGTTCTCTTTGAAATCCTTAAGAAGTTTCTTTGCTATCCAAGTAGAGTTTGCATCCTCATTGTGGTTAACCCTAGTACATGTGTGCTCAGGTGTGTATGTCTTAATCTGATAGGTTATCCCATCCGAAAATGGGGAAGCATGAATCCTCCAAGGGCACCCCTCAACATCACAATGTGCAGTAACCCTGGACTTCTCATTTTTATCTCTTACTATCTTAAACCCTTTCTCCACTGTGTAGTCTCTAAGCCTGGCCCTAAAGGCATCCACATCagcaaatatcatttttttctccAGTACAACTTCTCCCTCACAGTCCATATAAGGTTCCTTCCCATAATAACTTGTATCAAACCCAGCCCCATGCTCTATAACCTCATCACTCCCACTAGACATGCTACCCTCATCATCACCCGATTGGTAGTCACTAAGTCCCTCATCATCTACTCCACTAATCTCATACATAAGCCTGCCCCCATCATCTGACTCTACCTCCCCTTCCCTATCTAGATTCCAATCATCATCCTCATCATTATAACCATATACATGGCCATCTTGGGTTGCATCTACCACCTCCACATCTTCTACATCCACCACACTAGGGTGCTCTACCTGACATAAATTGGGAGACTTCACTACTACAAATAAGTTCAATGTGATAGGAACACCATCAAGATTGAACATATCAATGAGGGATTTGTCACTGTCAAGGTCAATCCTATACTCAGTACCAGGAAGTTCACAAAAGATAGAAATTGCTAACCCTAACCCAGAGGGATAATGAGACAGTAGCTTCTCACTTACATCAGCCACCAAGTCAAAATAGCAATACTTATCAGGATCAATGTTAGGCAGTCTAGCAACTTTTCCCTTATGGTTGATGATCAAATCAAAATAAGCAGGAGGCATGGCTGAAGCAAAAATACCACAAAAAAAGAGCATGAATTACAGCCATATCAAAAGCAATATCAAGCAAAATAATCCCAAAGATACATGGATTACAACCGTATCAAAGGGAAAATAGAAAACCCCCAAAATGCCACTAAGACTTTTAGAAAAATTctgtttttgttcttattttaattttatttgtgtttgtttgttttgcgccaattttttttgactttttgattcatcttgattaacaaacgcaaaactaacaaacgagaaaaaaattcaaataaggacaaaacgaaaaaattgtTGGTGGAACACCATATGTATCAAACCATTCCACATGCAAAACGTGAAAGCCCAAAATGACATTAACACTAACTATTCAGATGTCCCAagaaatccaaacaaaaaacagaagctTTGTAAATTAGGGGATTTTGTGTTGCAATGGAAGAAAGATCAATGACTCATGTCAATTCCAGCACTGAGTAGGACCAATTAAATTGAGACCAATGTGGACCAagagacacaaaaaaaaggccaaaacagTTACGGGCTCATGgcaatgacaaaaataaattatagcATGTTTGACAATTTTTTCCCAAGTGCAAGGAATCCCTCCAAAGGAAAGGCCTGATTGGACCCAACCCGGCAAGATAAACCCCAAATAAACACAAGCCACAAATGACAGGAATCAtaagccaatcaaaaaaaaaaaaaaaagtgagtcGAAATGCCACAAATGATAGGTATCAtaagccaatcaaaaaaaaaagtgagtcTAAATCATAAGATTATAGACCGAGAACATCCAGTCAATTACCGAAACTACGTCCAAAACTGTTTCCGTCCTTGAAGTTAAATACACATAAGCCACAAATAACAGGTATCATAAGCCATATTTTCTATAAAGTTCCGAAAAAgagtgaaggaaaaaaaaggggttttgtttggtttgtaaagAACACAAAATCCCTCCAACATTATGTCGCATGCACTATTTTCAGTAACCATTTTTGGATTTCAAAGGGAAACACTAAATCCCCCAATTTACAAACCCTAAATTTTTGGATTGAACAAAGAAATcaatatatatgtttttttttttgcagaaaaattgaaaaacacacaagaaattttttttccagttgCCATGGTTACCTCTGTCAAGAACCAACGATCCACGAGGGTTGAACAGTTGAGAAGTTTCTACCACGCGATCTTCTGCAAAAACGAAGCTAGGTCTTCAAGTCTTGGGGTCAAGATCG
Proteins encoded in this region:
- the LOC131300952 gene encoding uncharacterized protein LOC131300952: MPPAYFDLIINHKGKVARLPNIDPDKYCYFDLVADVSEKLLSHYPSGLGLAISIFCELPGTEYRIDLDSDKSLIDMFNLDGVPITLNLFVVVKSPNLCQVEHPSVVDVEDVEVVDATQDGHVYGYNDEDDDWNLDREGEVESDDGGRLMYEISGVDDEGLSDYQSGDDEGSMSSGSDEVIEHGAGFDTSYYGKEPYMDCEGEVVLEKKMIFADVDAFRARLRDYTVEKGFKIVRDKNEKSRVTAHCDVEGCPWRIHASPFSDGITYQIKTYTPEHTCTRVNHNEDANSTWIAKKLLKDFKENPQLDLDGM